The following is a genomic window from Malus sylvestris chromosome 7, drMalSylv7.2, whole genome shotgun sequence.
taaaatataaatatactattgtgtgtgtgtatatataaacatgggtacattcatcaaaattaaccaaaaaatttattgtatcaaaacatgggtacattcttctaaatcacacaaaaaaaaaaagaaaaaaaaaagaaagatattaggcttaataacattagtaaatttcttcaattaaacttgatatggatacattttaaaatcaaagaaaaaagaatgtacccatatacgtttaaaaatggattagaaaaaaattgaatagattttatatataaaaaaaaaagagggtacattttacatataacaaattggtatatttaagaatgactacattttaagattaaaaagttttacatgaatgggtacatttagcaaaataaaaagtacaaataaaaacaatatatatgggtaaaaagacaaataaactttaaaaaatatgagcacagaaagaaattaatatatgggtacaaattaaaagtgaaaataaaattggtacacgttaaaaaagaattacaaattaaaaatgggtacaaattaaaactaaaaatatatgataaaaaatttagtcataaatataaatatactaattgtaacatttttaacattaaatgaatgtatttagaaataaaaaaatattttattattgaaataattaatgatgttattaatacacAAGGACCtttatcaaaatttgaaaaggaataagattttaatcaataaagtagcaaaaagaatgatgagaatcTAATTTTCCCTATTTTGTTTATATTAGTATGGTTTATTTGccatcacaaaaacaaaaataaaacactTTTCCACTCAAACCAAATgtggaagggaaaaaaaacttTGACTGCCGCGCGTAGTGCGCCGTGATGTAAAAAAGACCTTTCGCACGCGCAAGGCGCGTGCAGAAAGGCTAGTTATAGTTATTATTATCAACTTAGTATTTTGTTTCTTCCAAATTGTGTAAATTATAGGCTAAtgtggggaaaaaaaaaacttaataatCTCTCGTGGTTATGTTTTTCATCAAAGTTGAAATCGAGATTTTTGTCTATTCTTAATCCTGATCAAGAATAAAAGCACCTTTAAAAGCATTGAAGTTTGTTTGACTCTAAAATCATACTTGAAACCACTCATTTTGTCGTTCAAGGCAATTTTCTACACTCCCTTTAAGGTTGCGACCATCATATGAGCTTAAAAcgtattttatttcattttcacATGAATTGTAATGAATCTCCAATTCACCCAACTTATACTCTATTCTACCAATCACTTTGATGCATTCCAACCAATCCGTACGTAACCTAAAGTGTTTGACATCGATTGAAAAGAAACATGACCTTGCGTCTAAATGTTAAGAGTTACTCACTGGATGAgattttttatatttcaaactttttaacttttaaatttctaattaaaaacactaaaattaaaattttaacggtttaaaaaattaagatatttTTTATATGTAGAATGCTTTATCTAAATGCGAATGTAGAGATTCTCCTTTCTGTGAGATTTTCTGTATTGTGAATTATTACTGCCTTTTATATCTGTGAATTAGGCTTGTCAATGTTGTCAGTGTACGAATTATCAAAAAGTATATGTTGTCATGTCATCACGTGAAAATATATGTGGTCCCAGGAAACTTGTACAGTGCTGGCAACAGTATGAAACTCGACCAATCCCCCTATCGTTGACCACACATGAACAAAGTCTTTTTATGAATCCACAATTACTAATACTTGGCTTACTTTAGAAAAAGTTACTGTTTTTatgaatccaaaaaaaaaaaaatttacattttgACATTTTACAGGCAGTGGCGTAGTCAGGAATTGTCAGAATGAAGGTCAAAATATAAAAGGGTATAAGCTTTTACCTTTCTTTTGTCACGCTCCATAAAAACACATTCGATTGCAAAAACTCATCAAACATTTTCACAATCTCGCCTATTTCTTCGCATTTGAAATACAATTCAACCAATGCGTGACCCACATACATGGTCTATGCAACCTTGTCATGTTTCTTAGTAACACATGTATTATTTCCTCATATGTGAGTGCCTTAACCTCGTACACACCTTGTGAGCAATGGGAATGGTGAAATTATTGGGCTTTTCATCATTGCCTCTTGACTTCGATATAGCATGTTATGGAAGAGATATAATGTATCTTCTCATCGATTCTCTTTACAATAGCTCCTAAGTGTGGCATTTAAAAGAGGGACGGTAAAATTATTCCTCACTCAACATTGCATTAAATACCTCTTGACCATCATGTATTGGTCGTGGTGCATAATGGCCTTAAATAGAGCCTCATATGACTTGAAACTTCTCTGTACAGCCAATTCCTTCATATTatcaaacaaattaataaaCTCTTTAATAATGACAGCCTTAGTGTAGCACTCCTTAACGAcgttgttttatgttttttatccCGGGACGAAAAtgacttttaaaaataaaatgcaaaagaaGTAGCAAAGCATAAAACACAGAAGCAATTAAGTAGCATAGTAGACTTCGGTGGCAGTTCAAAGGACCAGAGGGGCAAAATCCTCACTCTCAATGACGATTCCCAAAGACCGAAGGGTGTGGCCGCCCCTCCTTATCCCATGTAGCTTCCCCCATGGTTACAGGAGAATTAACCTTGTCACTAACATTACAGTCGAGTATTATTCATCTTTACAAGTCCATAAAGTAGAGATCTCAAATTTCATTCTCATGAACGCAGGCCGTAATAACGAATATATACGAACCATTGTCTCGTTGAGCCCAAGCATCCCAAATACCCTTATaccaaaccacaaaaaaaaagtaaaaataaagaTGAACTCTGGTCAATGTTCGTATACAACCTTGAGACTCCCTGAATTTTCTAATATGCTTCGATGTAGTCTATACACGGgaggatattaaaaaatttcacgACTAAAAGTTGGAGAAGATAACTACATGCAAAAAAGTGtgtttattatattaaattaaaggaaaacatAAGGAAGCAACTTCCTTCTCGTTCATATGCAAAGGAGTAGTAGTACGATTGTCTGGTTGGTGAATCTATGTCTGCTATGTAGGCCCTCTCATATCCACAACACCCTTTTTCGGAGGCAATTgcatcaaaaacaaaagaaaccccACTTAACAAAGTTACATGTGGTGTTTTCGACATTTGCAATCAGAAAACACAATCATGTGGTGGTGATTCTTCATTTCTTGCTTAAataaacatatatttttttaaattttattctttgtttctgtttgatttattcaatctaaaATGTGCACGTGCTGAAGGCTAAATGAGGGATATtagagaactttaacaaaaaattgtaAGTACTGTTcgctttaacgaaaaattacatttttactctaaaagatcaatcatggtactattcacttacaacacatttttgtcattttcgttaaaatcaaagttttcaaaccattttcattagtttttttcttATATTAAAATCACTAGATTAACAAAATCGTGatagaaaaaacaaagaagTGAAAAGTAATTCTTatacaagttttgttttttttttttgacataaGTGGGGACAGCAGGTGGCGAACCACGGTTATCCAACTCTTTCGGGCCTAGTGGAGGCTAGTTGAGAATTTTGCACTTCGACCCACGACCAAACAGATTCACTATTCACAAAGTATCAAACTCAGAACCTCTTGTTATCAAGTTTTTGTTACGTTAATTTAGAGAGTACATGCTTGTTTTTACCCATTAAATGCGGCAATCGCCATTTTATCTAAAATTCGTTAATCATGTTCTTTAAtcattctttaaaaaaattaaaaaaaaaaaaaaaaaaaaaaaaagccctttCGTTTTTGTTCATTCTGTTTTAGTGGGTCAAATCAAACTCGGATCAGAAAATATAGTATTATAGTTTCTGCCTGTCATATTCTGAGATTTTGGCAAATGCGACGATGCCGTCCCGACATGTCACCCTCTCTCCCTTGATATTTAAGTCAGGAAGTTATAGCTGACCACTTCAATCCAATGCAAACCAATAGATACATGTAATAATTACTTAATACAAGAAAATACATGCTGCATCCCAAATCTTATCCTCATGGAACAAATTTTGTTATGGTTGCGGGATGTGAGCTGCCAGTCGACTGGCTGTACAACGTCAATCGACCAGCTGCTCAAATCACGAAATATGTCATAAGAATTATCCCGCATTGGTGAAAAGTTAAAAACCCTCCATTATTTTTACACTTGTGTCGGAATCATTTGAATCAATCGGGGAATGCAGTGCTCGTTAGACATAACGAGGTAGTGATTAGTTCGACGAGCGTAATCCTGATTAGAACATAATTAAAGGATTAATAACACTCATCTCCCAGATGGCAGATGATAAGAGTAAATTCGAGTTATATTTTAAGTGAAATGAGTTGGATATGTGAGGGTGAGGAGATGAAGTGTCGGCAGGTTGGCTAATTTGTTTGGTTGTGTTGTTTTGGCCGGCAAATGTACCGCTCATCCAACCTGGAAATGTTTGCTTATTTCTTGCAAATTAGAAATGGCCAAAACTGCAGCAGCTTCCCAAAGACCAAATCTTGCACCTTGGTCATTAAGAATACGGGAAACAAAACAACCATAGGATCTTAATAAGACCCGGTTTTGGTTTAGAGGTTTTGGTTAATCGCGTGCGACGTCTGAATTACGCTATGCGGCACAGAAATTGTTACGCTTGAGCTCGACCGGCATTAACCATGGCTTGTATAGTTGTATTCCATCATCAGCCGAGGCATTCCCAGCCAGAACATCCAAATACTGCCTGAAAAAATGGGGTAGGGGATGCAATTCAGCAGCTCGACTTGGCAAGATGTTGGTGGAGTTTTTAACAGCACTTTGATGATTGTATTAGCTTATGGGGGAATGCTAATGCCAGAAGTCACACACAGCAACCTTCCTAACTTTTCCAACCCAAGGCGCCAAGATCCCCTTGTTTTAAGTCCATGTGCTTTCCAAGCCTGAAAATAAGGAAACAATTAGCAAGGAGATCCAACGGATTAGCCTGCTAACTAGGTACATAATGACGGACGGACATAGGATCTTAGGTTAAGATAGACCAACCAAAATAACATAATTCCAACacataattttgacatggataaTTTCACGCAAGTGCTCATTTCAGTCAACCGGTGAATATAAAGAACTTGAGTAAAAGTTTGATCCGAGGgtagaaaatcaaaagaatGTGTTTGTATGTAAGAAAACGAGAGAAGAGAGAGCATTCGTAAAGCGATAGCAGGGTGATCTGAAGAGCAATTACCCAAGATCTGACGGAAGTCTGAAGCCACCTATACGTACACGCTTTAGTGAATGTATCTGGAACAAGAGACAGAAGTAGCCAGCATAAGCAGAACAGAAATTTCAACAAAGAACAATGCAAATGTGAACTAGTATTGAATTAAAGATTTAAGCCCATTTTTccagtaaattaaaaatttccagAATCTGGACAGAGACTGAAAGGTCAATAGGCCACCATATGTTGAGTTTTTATCATGAATAATGCCCACATCGGGGATGTAGAAAACACTCCCATCAATAAACAAATCTAACCTCAAGTCCAGCATTTTTAACAAGTTCTCGTACTTCATGGTTCCTCCCTTCATGAACCTGCACAAATACAGATCAACAAAATGAAATTTGTGTGACCATTTTTGTACACTTGTCATTTCATGCTTCAGCTAGCCACAACTTTACTGTTATTCAGTTTAATGCTCTGTGAAGCTCCTAACTCAGAAGGCTATGCGGATGCCCTAAATCATGATAAAGAGAGAAGGACATGAACAAAGAATCAGTACCACAATACGCAAACGGGGTCTTGGCATATCTGGTTGTTGTGGCAGTAATTCCACAGAATCTGGGGTGCAATGGACACCATCGATGCTTGTTCCCTCACTGATGGCTAACAGGTGCCGCTTACTAACCACACCTTCTATTGCTGCAATGTATCTACAATTACAGTGTAAAGTTGCAGGTTAATAGATATATGAATTTAAAGAAAAGATTTCACACAAATTTTCGTTCCATATGATCTTTCTTTATTGAAAGTTAAACATGATAGTCCTCAAATAGTAAAAGAGAACAGAAAATATGGACATGATAGTCCTCAAATAGTAAAAGAGAACAGAAAATATGGACATTCTTACTCCTTTGACAAGTTTGAAGACGGATGTGATATCTTCTGAGCAAAATCTCCTGAAAACATAACATTGGATATGATGTCAAATGAATTGGTTCTATATAGGTCTTTATGCAGATACTCTGCATATATGGTTTTAGAATATACCATCATTGGTCACAATGATCAACCCAGTTGTGGCAACATCAAGACGGCCAACAGTAAATAGTCGTGGTCTGGGTACTCCTGAATTTCTCTTATCCTGAAAATGCAAACAAGTTCATTACTTGACGAATTGAATGCATGAATATGCTACCAGTATATACTATTAAATGCTAATAATTATCCTGAATCCGTAGTTGCCCATATAAAAGTGCAATATGCATGAGGTTGTAAGCCTTAGCATACCCAAGTCTTCAAATAATCTTCGAATAGACCCAACACAGATTTATTCTCCCCAGATGCGCAAATGTACCTATCATAATATCAATGCATTAAACCCAAAATCGAAAAATCTGCAATAAACCACAACAACAGAAGACAAAACAAGAGATGCGAGAAGCCAGTAGCGGTGGCATTACCCTTTTGGCTTGTTAAGGGCAAGATAAACCTTTGGAGGCAGTCTCTTCGGAATCCGATTTCCGTTGACATATATAATATCCCTTCCAGGATCAACTTTAGTCTACACATAAACAAAAAGAACACTGATTTTACACCAAAGTATAATCATGCTGctaaaagaaaaaccaaatacAACCCAACACATGAAATCGGGGAGCTATCAAATGACGAAAATATATACAGAAAAAGAAACATACTTGAGGAGTATTGCACACAGAACCATTCACAGTGACCTTCCCATCAAAGATAAGCTGCTCACTGCTCCTCCTCGATGCCACTAATTCccaaaaataaatggtaaattaGAAAAACCACCCCACAACTATAAGTTTTATACAAAAGCACTCAACTGGAGAAACGAAACTATCGTCTATCCACTTGCCATGCTCTAATTAATTCTTAGTTATGAAAGCCCTTCACCCATTAGAAAGTACTTTTCTTCTAAAGTATCGAGCTTGAAGTGTTTTTCGCTAAAGTTTACTGTTATCTAGGCACAGAAAATCCCATTAACACtgaaaataaatgaaattgCAGAAATGGGTTCGGTTCCAATTTGAATTTCAACAATGCCATTCTTCTTATCCATTTCAGAGACGAGGGATTCGATACAATTACCTCCGGCGGCAGCGAGAACCTTGCTGAGCCGCTGCTCGGCGTCTCTGAAATTCTCGTTGTAGAACCTCCGGGCGGCTTTCGAGTACTTGGGCTCGGCCGTGGGCACGCGCTTCTCGGTgccctccttcttcttcttggcacTCTTACTCTTGGTCTCGATGGCCTGGAGGAAACGCGCGGGAGGGTGCGACTGGAGCTTGAGGTTGCCGTCCTCGCCGCGGACGATCCAGGGGATGATGAGCTGCCCGGCGAGGGCATCCTGGTCGAGCTCGGCGGAGTCGGGTTTGGGCTTGGGCTTCGGTGGCGCGAATGTGATGTTGAACTCCTGAGAAGAGGAGGAAGTGGCGAGGGAGCAGGTGAGGCGGGGGAGTGTGCGGATGGggatgagagagagggagggtttggagaggagggaggaggagagagaagctAGCGCTGCTGCTGCTCCTGCCACCGACGCCATTTTTGGTTGCCGGGTTTTTTTGGTTGAGGTTTTTTGCAGGAGTggatatattttttgttttttatttatttttgaaatgaatTATAATTGGGCTATCTTTCGTCAAATTATTGGGCTGGgtccaaaaataaaagaagaaaagtaatCGGGTGGGCTCGACCCAAGCCCAAGAGATagagagatttttattttttttattctagtCTTTAGAACCCGTTTGAAACTGACTTTGTAGAAAGCACTTCTGCTTACAAAATTTCTTATTGAAATATGTTGATATTTTGTAACCAAAAAGTATGTTGAAATATTAATTACAAATTCAAGTCCTTAATGAAATAGAAGTGCTTTTTGAAAAAGCATCTAACAGCTACTCCAAGAAACGCTTTTTCTTGCGATATCAAATGCGTTTCAAGTTGGCATAAAGGTTTGAATTTGAAAGCCTTCAGAAGCAGGTTGACTATACGCATTTTGAATAGAGTTTGGAACATTTGTTCAAGGGCATGTgtttttcatattatttttgttttatcccTTGAAGCTTTCAGACAACACTACTGACGTTTTCATGTTATTTCACATTCCCGTAGTTCAACCTATCCAGAAAAATTGTCGGCCTATGAATGTGGTTTCGATCCTTTCGGTGATGCCAGAAGTCGTTTCGATATACGATTTTATCTtgtttcaattttatttattatcctTGATCCGGAAGTAACCTTTTCCTTTCCTTGGGCAGTACCTCTCAAC
Proteins encoded in this region:
- the LOC126630374 gene encoding putative ribosomal large subunit pseudouridine synthase SVR1, chloroplastic → MASVAGAAAALASLSSSLLSKPSLSLIPIRTLPRLTCSLATSSSSQEFNITFAPPKPKPKPDSAELDQDALAGQLIIPWIVRGEDGNLKLQSHPPARFLQAIETKSKSAKKKKEGTEKRVPTAEPKYSKAARRFYNENFRDAEQRLSKVLAAAGVASRRSSEQLIFDGKVTVNGSVCNTPQTKVDPGRDIIYVNGNRIPKRLPPKVYLALNKPKGYICASGENKSVLGLFEDYLKTWDKRNSGVPRPRLFTVGRLDVATTGLIIVTNDGDFAQKISHPSSNLSKEYIAAIEGVVSKRHLLAISEGTSIDGVHCTPDSVELLPQQPDMPRPRLRIVVHEGRNHEVRELVKNAGLEIHSLKRVRIGGFRLPSDLGLGKHMDLKQGDLGALGWKS
- the LOC126630203 gene encoding LOW QUALITY PROTEIN: NADH-ubiquinone oxidoreductase chain 3 (The sequence of the model RefSeq protein was modified relative to this genomic sequence to represent the inferred CDS: substituted 1 base at 1 genomic stop codon), producing MRFNSTYPEKLSAYECGFDPFGDARSRFDIRFYLVSILFIILDPEVTFSFPWAVPLNKIDPFGSWSMMAFLLILTIGSLYEXKKWRFGSSSSIASTTQVKPKGKDF